One genomic segment of Pirellulales bacterium includes these proteins:
- a CDS encoding flagellar export chaperone FliS: protein MTPAANDEYLSTEVLTASPQKLQLMLIDAAIRSASRAQSLWTGERTEAVSRSVIYCQAIVAQLIAGLVPNHESPLVQRILAVYEFVHRTLVTVQRRRDRSGLADVLAVLEIERETWRQVCEQLDLRIDTEESLRGPHAALSEEARELHGEFASGISFEA, encoded by the coding sequence ATGACTCCCGCTGCCAACGACGAATATCTCTCGACCGAAGTGCTCACTGCCTCACCGCAGAAATTGCAACTCATGCTGATCGATGCCGCCATCCGCTCGGCCAGCCGGGCGCAATCGCTGTGGACCGGCGAACGCACCGAAGCCGTCTCCCGTTCGGTAATTTATTGTCAGGCGATTGTTGCCCAATTGATCGCCGGCTTGGTGCCGAATCACGAATCTCCCTTGGTGCAACGCATTCTCGCGGTCTACGAGTTCGTCCATCGCACGCTGGTGACCGTGCAACGCAGGCGCGATCGAAGCGGGCTTGCCGACGTGCTGGCCGTGTTGGAAATCGAACGTGAAACATGGCGGCAGGTGTGCGAGCAGCTCGATTTGCGAATTGATACGGAAGAATCGCTGCGTGGCCCTCACGCGGCGTTGTCTGAGGAAGCACGAGAACTGCACGGCGAGTTTGCCAGCGGCATCTCATTCGAGGCGTAA
- a CDS encoding glycosyltransferase, with amino-acid sequence MLRIFIGWDSRFPEPADVLSYSLVKHSSIQLEIRYLKLDELGLKRQHDPLASTEFTYSRFLVPHLCNFHGKALFLDNDMLCLGDVREIADLDMGPYALRVVQHDYQPTNSVKMYGCPQTSYPRKNWSSMMLMDCGKLKLWTKEVVESKTGAYLHRFQDISDAQIGELPRTWNVLDTMDDSTKLIHYTNGGPWFKEYCDHPFAGVWCRYRDEMRTIARRSPPVPHVSLSPIAAATMAPVNR; translated from the coding sequence ATGCTGCGGATTTTCATCGGATGGGATTCTCGCTTTCCCGAGCCGGCTGATGTGCTCAGCTACAGCCTCGTCAAGCATTCTTCGATCCAACTGGAAATTCGCTACCTGAAGCTCGACGAACTGGGTTTGAAGCGCCAGCATGATCCGCTCGCCTCGACCGAGTTCACCTATAGCCGGTTCCTTGTGCCGCATCTGTGCAACTTCCACGGCAAAGCCCTGTTTCTTGATAACGACATGCTGTGCCTGGGCGATGTGCGCGAAATCGCCGACCTCGACATGGGCCCGTATGCATTGCGCGTCGTTCAGCACGACTATCAGCCAACCAACAGCGTGAAGATGTATGGCTGCCCGCAAACGAGCTATCCGCGGAAAAATTGGTCGAGCATGATGCTGATGGATTGCGGCAAGCTGAAGCTGTGGACGAAAGAAGTCGTCGAATCAAAAACCGGCGCCTATCTGCATCGGTTTCAAGACATTTCCGACGCCCAAATCGGCGAGCTGCCGCGAACCTGGAACGTTCTCGACACGATGGACGATTCGACGAAATTAATCCACTACACCAATGGCGGTCCGTGGTTCAAAGAATATTGCGACCATCCGTTTGCCGGCGTGTGGTGTCGCTATCGTGATGAAATGCGAACGATCGCCCGCCGCAGCCCGCCGGTGCCGCATGTCAGCCTGTCGCCCATTGCGGCAGCCACCATGGCGCCGGTGAACCGTTAG